The Candidatus Neomarinimicrobiota bacterium genome includes the window CATCTCAGTTCGATATCATCGGATAAATACTTCACTTTTACACCTTTGATCTCATCGCCTTCCTTGATAAGGTCATACACGTAAGCTTTCGTCATGATGGAAGCGCCTTTATCTCCTGCGATTTGTGCCAATTCATAGTCGAACAGCCTTCGTTCGAGAATGTATCCCCCTTCCGAAAGGTTTGCAATAAGTACGTGTTTACCAGAGGGGGCAGTCAATCTGAACGAGTCAATTTTTGAGGCGATCCACTTCGGGTTGGGTTCTATAAATCTTGCAATACCCTCCGCTCCTACAGCTTCTCCGCATCGTACGGGCATTCCGATGTCCCGATCTTTCTCAAGCATTAGAACGGAAGCGCCGCCTTCCGCTACAAAACGGGCGGCGGTACTCCCAGCGGGTCCACCACCTACCACGATCACATCATATTCATCCTTCATGCCGAGATCATTTCACCATCTGCCTTATGCAAAACTTCAATAGGGCAGATCCATATGCAAAGGTCGCAGTCTATGCATCTGTCATGCAGTATATCTATCCTTGCTTCAAACAACTCGATAGCGTCTACCGGACATACAGCCACGCATGTACCGCAAAAATCACATTTATTTTCTTCTACTGTTATCATTTAATCTTTCTTATTTATTATACTTTGTAAGAAGTATCTGTGTATATGAATATAACGATTCTGAATCGTACTTTCAATTTATAACAAGGGGACTATTTATCTCAGAATGGCTTCTTCGTCTGAATTACGCTTCGATCGACTCCTTTACAACCCTCTCTTCAATGGCTATAGGGTATTCCCCGCTAAAACACGCAGTGCAGAAATCTGAAGGGTCTTTCCCTGTGGCCTCAAGCATCCCCTCGATAGAGAGGTAGTACAGGGAATCGGCTCCTAAGTATTCTCTTATTTCTTCGGTACTCATTTTACCTGCGATAAGCTCTTCCGGTGTAGGGAAATCCATCCCATAAAAACAAGGATGCCTAATGGGAGGGCTCGATATTCGTACATGCACCTCCTTACAGCCTGCTTTCTTGAGGAGGCGTGTGAGCTTTTTAAGAGTTGTTCCCCGGACTATCGAATCATCTACTATTATTACCTTTTTACCCTTAAGTACTCCGCCGACAGTATTAAACTTTATTTTGACTCCAAAATCTCTTTGAGATTGCCGTGGATTGATGAACGTTCTTCCGACGTAATGATTCCTTATCAAACCGATCTCAAATTTTTTACCAGATTGTAATGCGTATCCAAGCGCTGCCGTATTACTGCTGTCAGGTACTGCTATAACTATGTCCGCATCTTCTACATCGGCTTCCTCAGCAAGTTTTTTCCCGAGATTTCTTCTTGTTTTATCAACGAATTCTCCGAATACCCGGCTATCGGGTCTTGAAAAATACACATACTCGAAAATACAGTAGCTTGGATTCTTCTCGCCCTTATAGGAGTGTAACCCGTCTTTATCTGCGACCAGTATTTCTCCGGGCTCAACGTCTCTCAGGTACTCAGCCTCTACAAGATCAAAGGCGCACGATTCGGAGGCAAATATATAAGAATCTCCGAGTTGCCCAACACAAAGGGGTCTGAACCCTTGAGAATCCCTTACCGCAATCAGCTCACTGTCAGTCATCAGCACCATGGAGTAAGCTCCCTTGACCTTTGCGAGGGCGTCCTTGATTTTTTCCACCAGCGTCGTTGATTTGCTTTTAGCAATCAAATGAACGATAAGCTCGGTATCTGTCGTGGTCTGAAATATAGTTCCCTCCTCCATAAGTTCCCGGCGAATCGGCGTTGTGTTTACCAAATTGCCGTTATGTGAGATTGCTATCCGGAAGTCCTGTAAATTAAACTGCAATGGTTGAATGTTAGCAATCTTGGACGCGCCTGTAGTGGAATACCTGTTATGTCCAATTGCTATGTGACCCTTGAGCTGATCCAGTGTGCTCGGTTCCGAAAAGATGTCCGCTACAAGACCCATACCCAGATGCTTGTACGCTAATTTCCCGTCGGTAGAAACAATACCGGAAGATTCCTGCCCTCTGTGTTGAAGGGCAAAGAGCCCGTGATATGTTAGGGTAGCAGCCTCGGAATGACCATAAATACCGAATACTCCGCACTTTTCGTTAATGCTTTTTGACTGTGACATTACTTATCCTTTCTTACCAACCTTATATGGTTCGAATATATCCATCCCTTTCCACCCTGATAGACCTCCACTCTATATACTCCCGGTTCTGACACTTTTCTTGAAGCCGAGTCGCTGTATATTCTTCCCCCTCTTTTTCCGTTATATACAAACCGGATAACCGCCTTGTGAGGTATAGTTACGAATAGATGAGCGCTCTCCTCCGAGATCGTCGCTGATTGACCCATAGTATAGCTTTTTCCATCTACCTCTGCCCAGAACCGAAATCCCCGGGCATCGCCGAGTTTGAAATTACTTATAAAACATCTCCCGCTTCGGATTGCGTTAATTACTCTGTTTTTAGTGTCTATAAAATGATCGCCGTCATCTATGGGTTCATAAAACAACAGATGAGTTCTTATTGTGTTGAAAAGAACTTTATACGGAAATACTTTGACTTTGATTCCGATACGTAGCTTGTGAATATGCTGATGGGCGTCGACTCCTCCAATCCCGCTGACTCTCCTCGATAAATTCAGTGAGTCCCATTTTTCCAGAATTCTGTCCGTAGGGGTTATTATCGAGGAGCGCGGATGAAGCCATCTCCAGAGTTTATTCCATTTGGTCAGACCTTCCATCCAATGCGACATTTGATTCCATATCTCTATGCAGTCAAATCCGTCCAACTCCCAGTGTGTCCATGGATAAGGCGGATATGAATCGAGGTGGCTGCGGATTTCGTCGGGGTGAGCGATTATTCCGAGCGCGCCTTTTTCAGAAGCATGTTTAACGTATTCACTGACCGTGTAATCCTTAGGCATAACGCTGTCCATTCCGAATATCATATAGTGATTTTCATCGTTCTCATCGTTATGCTCATAGCCGAATATCGTTAACAATCCGTCATTCCAGCCCTCATATCCGTCTTCAATCGGTTTTAACGTAAAATGATCCGTAAACATCAGATAATCGAGTTCGGTGGACTTTCCATCCCGGATTATATCCTCTATCTTACCCGTACCATCAGAATAGACCGAATGCATATGGATACATCCGACAATTTCATGTAAGTCAGTCATGTGGAATTATTTACTCTGAATCCTTTCGAATTGCCGCCAAAACTATCTATAAAAAACCTTTCATCCTGAATAAAATATTCACATTCGATTTCGGTGATTTACTGAAATTCCCTCCCTAAAAATACGGCGATCAGTATCGAGCCTACCGCTAAAGGAGCCAAGTATCTTATCAATATCTCCCAGACTGGATAGTTGAAGAACGTTTTTTCTTCGGATTTTAACTCTTCGATCTTGAGAGCCCGTGTTAATTTCCAACCCGCGAATATCGCTATAAAAAACCCTCCTATCGGTAACAGGTAATTTGAAGCGAGATAATCGAAAGTGTTAAAAAACCCATATGTCGTTTCTCTTCCCCAGATATTAAAATCAGAAAGCCAACTCACGCCGCCATTGGATAGAGCAGAAAATGATCCGAATATAAATATGGCAGTTCCGGTAATTATCGTGGCTTTTTTCCGTTTCCATTTCATTTCATCTATCATATATGATGCCACTACTTCAAGGAGTGAGATCGCCGATGTGAGAGCCGCAAAAGCAACCAGAGTAAAAAACAGTACTGAAAAGATCGACCCGCCCGGTAATTTCATGAATACGACAGGCAGTGTCGTGAACAATATTCCCGCACTCTTCGTCGGCTCAAGGTCAAAAGTCATTATTATCGGAAATATCATCAAACACGCCAATATGGCGATCAAAGTATCAAGCAATGTTACTGTGAGTGCGGCATTAGGGATCGAATCTTCTTTACTCATGTACGAACCGTAAGTTATCATCGCTCCCATTCCAAGACTCAACGAAAAGAATGCGTGACCGAGCGCTTCAAGAAAACCGGCGCCGGAGAGTTCAGAAAAATTAGGCCGAAAGAGAAATTTCACTGCTCTACCTGCGCCTTCAGTGCTAAGAGCCAGAGCTACAAGCACCAAAATAATTATGAACAAAATTGGCATCAGTATTCGCGCCGCTCTTTCAAGACCTCTGCTCACTCCACCTGTAACAACGAAGATTGTTATTCCCATGAACAAGGCATGCCAGAACAGCTGTCTTGACGGATTTGATATGAAATCAACGAACTGCTGGGTTACCTGATCGTTAGTCTGATTTTCGAATGCGCCTGTAAGTGATTTCAACACATATTCCATCGTCCAGC containing:
- a CDS encoding 4Fe-4S binding protein; translated protein: MITVEENKCDFCGTCVAVCPVDAIELFEARIDILHDRCIDCDLCIWICPIEVLHKADGEMISA
- a CDS encoding amidophosphoribosyltransferase, with amino-acid sequence MSQSKSINEKCGVFGIYGHSEAATLTYHGLFALQHRGQESSGIVSTDGKLAYKHLGMGLVADIFSEPSTLDQLKGHIAIGHNRYSTTGASKIANIQPLQFNLQDFRIAISHNGNLVNTTPIRRELMEEGTIFQTTTDTELIVHLIAKSKSTTLVEKIKDALAKVKGAYSMVLMTDSELIAVRDSQGFRPLCVGQLGDSYIFASESCAFDLVEAEYLRDVEPGEILVADKDGLHSYKGEKNPSYCIFEYVYFSRPDSRVFGEFVDKTRRNLGKKLAEEADVEDADIVIAVPDSSNTAALGYALQSGKKFEIGLIRNHYVGRTFINPRQSQRDFGVKIKFNTVGGVLKGKKVIIVDDSIVRGTTLKKLTRLLKKAGCKEVHVRISSPPIRHPCFYGMDFPTPEELIAGKMSTEEIREYLGADSLYYLSIEGMLEATGKDPSDFCTACFSGEYPIAIEERVVKESIEA
- a CDS encoding histidinol-phosphatase, with the translated sequence MHSVYSDGTGKIEDIIRDGKSTELDYLMFTDHFTLKPIEDGYEGWNDGLLTIFGYEHNDENDENHYMIFGMDSVMPKDYTVSEYVKHASEKGALGIIAHPDEIRSHLDSYPPYPWTHWELDGFDCIEIWNQMSHWMEGLTKWNKLWRWLHPRSSIITPTDRILEKWDSLNLSRRVSGIGGVDAHQHIHKLRIGIKVKVFPYKVLFNTIRTHLLFYEPIDDGDHFIDTKNRVINAIRSGRCFISNFKLGDARGFRFWAEVDGKSYTMGQSATISEESAHLFVTIPHKAVIRFVYNGKRGGRIYSDSASRKVSEPGVYRVEVYQGGKGWIYSNHIRLVRKDK
- a CDS encoding sodium-dependent transporter — protein: MNSTTTERGKWSSKIGFILAAAGSAIGLGNIWKFPYMTYTNDGGAFVLTYLLAILTIGLPIMIAEIIIGRKTQLSPVGAMKALGGKRWSWLGWLGVSTGFIILSYYSVVAGWTMEYVLKSLTGAFENQTNDQVTQQFVDFISNPSRQLFWHALFMGITIFVVTGGVSRGLERAARILMPILFIIILVLVALALSTEGAGRAVKFLFRPNFSELSGAGFLEALGHAFFSLSLGMGAMITYGSYMSKEDSIPNAALTVTLLDTLIAILACLMIFPIIMTFDLEPTKSAGILFTTLPVVFMKLPGGSIFSVLFFTLVAFAALTSAISLLEVVASYMIDEMKWKRKKATIITGTAIFIFGSFSALSNGGVSWLSDFNIWGRETTYGFFNTFDYLASNYLLPIGGFFIAIFAGWKLTRALKIEELKSEEKTFFNYPVWEILIRYLAPLAVGSILIAVFLGREFQ